Proteins from a single region of Chryseobacterium sp. T16E-39:
- the ruvB gene encoding Holliday junction branch migration DNA helicase RuvB produces MPDFLHPDKENFSHEELMQEEQIRPQSFKDFAGQRKTLENLEVFVTAAKKRGGALDHVLLHGPPGLGKTTLANIIANELGVNCKITSGPVLDKPGSLAGLLTNLEENDVLFIDEIHRLSPVVEEYLYSAMEDYKIDIMLETGPNARSVQIGLNPFTLVGATTRSGMLTKPMLARFGIQSRLEYYTIELLSMIIIRSSRVLGVKIYEDAAIEIARRSRGTPRIANALLRRVRDFAEIKGNGEIEINITKYALNSLNVDEFGLDEMDNKIMRVMIENFKGKPVGISALATSIAENPETLEEVYEPFLIQEGFIIRTPRGREVTEKAYKHLQIAIPKNPGELF; encoded by the coding sequence ATGCCTGACTTTTTACATCCAGATAAAGAAAACTTTTCTCATGAGGAACTCATGCAGGAAGAACAAATTCGCCCCCAGAGTTTTAAGGATTTTGCGGGACAGAGAAAGACGCTGGAAAATCTCGAAGTTTTTGTGACAGCTGCCAAAAAACGTGGTGGAGCTCTTGATCATGTTCTTCTTCACGGCCCACCAGGTCTTGGAAAAACAACTTTAGCTAACATTATAGCAAACGAATTGGGTGTAAACTGTAAGATCACATCAGGTCCCGTTTTGGATAAACCCGGAAGTCTTGCAGGACTCTTAACTAATCTTGAAGAGAATGATGTTCTCTTCATCGATGAGATTCACCGTTTATCGCCTGTAGTTGAAGAATATCTTTATTCTGCTATGGAAGATTATAAGATTGATATTATGCTCGAGACCGGTCCCAATGCGCGAAGTGTTCAGATTGGGCTCAATCCTTTTACTTTAGTAGGAGCAACTACCCGAAGCGGAATGCTTACTAAACCGATGTTGGCCAGATTTGGTATTCAGAGCAGACTAGAATATTACACAATAGAACTTTTATCAATGATCATTATTAGAAGTTCAAGAGTTCTGGGGGTAAAGATTTATGAAGATGCCGCCATTGAAATTGCACGGAGAAGCCGTGGGACACCCAGGATTGCCAATGCATTGTTACGTAGGGTACGGGATTTTGCAGAAATAAAAGGCAATGGAGAAATTGAAATCAATATTACAAAATATGCCTTGAATTCTCTAAATGTAGATGAGTTCGGCCTGGATGAGATGGATAATAAGATCATGCGCGTTATGATTGAAAATTTCAAAGGAAAACCTGTCGGTATTTCTGCCCTGGCGACTTCAATTGCAGAAAACCCTGAAACATTAGAAGAGGTCTATGAACCATTTTTAATTCAGGAAGGATTTATTATCCGTACTCCGAGAGGAAGAGAAGTGACAGAGAAAGCTTATAAACATTTGCAGATTGCGATCCCTAAAAATCCTGGAGAATTATTTTAG
- the hutG gene encoding formimidoylglutamase has protein sequence MMSQNIWQGRWDGDELLYHRIFQRVKIENNYDVISTNDFVLHGFAVEEGVRRNKGRLGAKDAPDVIRKNMSNFPVILPDFSLLDFGNITCDDTHLEKTQQSLAKNVSKVLLKGGKSLVIGGGHELTYAHYLGVKTAFPEQKIGIINIDAHFDNRQPEEGVGASSGTGFWQIAQEGDIHSLHIGIQRNSNTLKLFDTAHQYGMKYILADELFFENLPSIYQRINDLLDEVDVAYLTICMDVFNASIAPGVSASAYNGIFADAAFMHFYKHILKSNKLVALDVAEVNPSYDIQDKTARLAASLINEWFMI, from the coding sequence ATGATGTCACAGAATATTTGGCAAGGTAGATGGGATGGAGATGAACTTCTTTATCACAGAATTTTTCAAAGAGTGAAAATTGAAAATAATTATGATGTTATTTCTACTAATGATTTCGTTTTACACGGTTTTGCAGTAGAAGAAGGAGTAAGAAGGAATAAAGGAAGATTAGGGGCTAAAGATGCTCCGGATGTCATAAGGAAAAATATGTCAAATTTTCCGGTTATTCTTCCGGATTTTTCATTGTTGGATTTTGGAAATATAACCTGTGATGATACCCATCTTGAAAAGACTCAACAGAGTCTGGCCAAGAATGTGTCGAAAGTTTTATTGAAGGGAGGTAAATCTCTTGTTATTGGCGGTGGTCATGAGCTGACGTATGCTCATTATTTGGGGGTGAAAACGGCTTTTCCCGAACAGAAAATAGGGATCATTAATATTGATGCTCATTTTGATAACCGTCAGCCCGAAGAAGGAGTAGGAGCAAGTTCCGGAACCGGATTCTGGCAGATCGCACAGGAAGGAGATATTCATTCCCTGCATATTGGAATACAAAGAAACTCCAATACCTTAAAATTATTTGATACTGCGCATCAATACGGTATGAAATACATTCTTGCAGATGAATTGTTTTTTGAAAATCTTCCCTCCATATATCAGCGGATTAACGATTTATTGGATGAGGTGGATGTTGCCTATCTAACTATTTGTATGGATGTCTTTAATGCATCTATCGCTCCGGGAGTTTCAGCTTCTGCGTATAACGGTATTTTTGCAGATGCAGCTTTTATGCATTTCTATAAACATATTTTAAAGAGTAATAAACTGGTTGCATTGGATGTTGCAGAAGTGAACCCTTCCTATGATATTCAGGATAAAACAGCGAGGCTCGCTGCGAGTCTGATCAACGAGTGGTTTATGATATAA
- a CDS encoding aldehyde dehydrogenase family protein: MEQSIENKLIKADKTFSEWKKVPFEERQRLIAKAAEILKNNSEKFGRIITTEMNKPISESIAEVEKCALMMNYYADAENVLKPEKIESEFAYSEVHFVPKGVILGVMPWNFPFWQVLRFAVPAILAGNTIVLKHASICFGSGNAIEDVLLEAGFPEGVFQNLEVGHKAVKEILEHDAVKGVSLTGSGKAGGEVASIAGLNIKKSLLELGGSDAFIIFDDADLEEAAKAGVKSRLQNCGQTCTAAKRFIIDEKIEGEFLPKFIEEYKKYEVGDPLDKETKLAGMARPDLADELEAQFNRALENGAEIIIPLERISENEFKPGLIRVQKGNPVLREELFGPLGMVMIAKNDEEALQIANDIPFGLSNSVWTKDKARQLFFIENLESGTVNINRMTSSDPRFPFGGSKASGYGTELSLIALKEFVTSKTIVGN; this comes from the coding sequence ATGGAACAATCAATTGAAAATAAACTTATCAAAGCAGATAAGACTTTTTCAGAATGGAAGAAAGTACCCTTTGAAGAAAGACAAAGGCTAATTGCAAAGGCAGCTGAGATTTTAAAGAACAATTCAGAGAAATTTGGCAGAATCATTACCACTGAGATGAATAAACCAATCTCGGAATCGATTGCTGAGGTGGAGAAGTGTGCTTTAATGATGAATTACTATGCAGATGCTGAAAATGTTTTAAAACCTGAAAAAATTGAATCTGAATTTGCTTATTCTGAAGTTCATTTTGTTCCGAAAGGAGTAATTTTAGGGGTGATGCCTTGGAACTTTCCTTTTTGGCAGGTGTTGAGATTTGCTGTTCCTGCGATTTTGGCGGGAAATACAATAGTTTTGAAGCATGCTTCGATTTGCTTTGGAAGTGGAAATGCAATAGAAGATGTTCTTTTGGAAGCAGGTTTCCCCGAAGGTGTTTTTCAGAATTTAGAAGTAGGGCATAAGGCTGTAAAAGAAATTCTTGAGCACGATGCTGTAAAAGGAGTGAGCCTTACAGGTAGCGGAAAAGCTGGAGGAGAAGTGGCCTCGATAGCGGGTTTAAATATCAAAAAATCCTTACTTGAATTAGGTGGAAGTGATGCTTTTATCATCTTTGATGATGCGGATCTGGAAGAAGCTGCAAAAGCGGGCGTAAAGTCCAGGCTTCAAAATTGTGGACAAACCTGTACTGCAGCAAAAAGATTTATCATTGACGAAAAGATTGAAGGTGAATTTTTACCTAAATTCATAGAAGAATATAAAAAATATGAAGTTGGAGATCCATTGGATAAAGAGACCAAATTAGCCGGAATGGCGAGACCTGACTTAGCGGATGAACTGGAAGCTCAATTTAATAGAGCGTTGGAAAATGGTGCAGAAATTATCATTCCGTTGGAGAGAATTTCAGAGAATGAATTCAAACCCGGTTTGATTAGAGTTCAGAAAGGGAATCCGGTTTTAAGAGAAGAGCTTTTCGGACCTCTTGGTATGGTTATGATTGCTAAAAATGATGAAGAAGCATTACAGATTGCCAATGATATTCCTTTTGGACTTTCAAACTCTGTCTGGACTAAAGATAAAGCCCGACAGCTGTTCTTTATTGAGAACCTGGAATCAGGGACAGTGAATATCAATAGAATGACGAGTTCTGATCCACGTTTTCCTTTTGGAGGAAGCAAAGCATCAGGATATGGAACCGAACTTTCTCTGATTGCTTTGAAAGAATTTGTAACTTCTAAAACTATTGTAGGGAATTGA
- the hutI gene encoding imidazolonepropionase: MKLIGPFKQIITLANLSLRGKLSDDQLEVIVDAGILIDDHKIQKLGNFKELKSEYGGATIEEVEDGQIAMPAFVDSHTHICFGGNRANDFAMRNAGKTYLEIAESGGGIWSSVQHTRNASEEELLKTLLERINFLISLGITTIEVKSGYGLDVENELKMLRMIKQAQERTKATLIPTCLSAHLKPRDFDGDNKEYLNFIITEILPKVKDENLAKRVDIFIEKSAFQPEESKEFLLKTKELGFEITVHADQFTPGSSRIAVEVGAQSADHLEATIDEDIEFIAHSNIVATALPGASLGLGEKFTPARKLLDAGAILAIASDWNPGSAPMGNLITQASILATYQKLTTAEVLAGITFRSAYALGLEDRGRLEKGLKADFVTFKTDNFQNVLYNQGSLTAENIYINGERWKV; encoded by the coding sequence ATGAAATTAATAGGACCATTTAAGCAAATCATTACACTAGCCAATCTTTCGTTAAGAGGAAAATTATCTGACGATCAACTTGAAGTAATCGTTGATGCAGGAATTCTGATTGATGATCATAAAATCCAAAAGCTTGGAAATTTCAAAGAGTTAAAATCAGAATATGGAGGTGCAACAATTGAAGAAGTTGAAGATGGCCAGATTGCAATGCCTGCTTTTGTGGATTCTCATACCCATATTTGTTTTGGAGGTAACCGAGCCAATGATTTTGCAATGAGAAATGCCGGAAAGACCTATCTTGAAATCGCAGAGAGTGGAGGAGGGATCTGGAGTTCCGTTCAGCACACAAGAAATGCCTCAGAAGAAGAGTTGTTAAAAACTTTATTGGAAAGAATTAATTTTCTTATTTCTTTAGGAATTACTACTATTGAAGTGAAGAGCGGGTATGGATTAGATGTAGAAAATGAACTGAAGATGCTAAGGATGATCAAACAGGCTCAGGAAAGAACTAAAGCTACGCTGATTCCAACATGTCTTTCAGCCCATTTAAAGCCGAGAGATTTTGACGGGGATAATAAAGAATATTTGAATTTTATTATTACAGAGATTTTACCTAAAGTAAAAGATGAAAATCTTGCAAAAAGAGTGGATATCTTTATTGAAAAGTCAGCATTTCAACCAGAAGAAAGTAAAGAATTTTTATTAAAAACTAAAGAACTCGGTTTTGAAATAACAGTTCATGCAGACCAGTTCACCCCGGGAAGCTCCAGGATTGCAGTTGAAGTGGGAGCGCAATCTGCGGATCATTTGGAGGCTACAATTGATGAAGATATTGAGTTTATTGCTCATTCTAATATTGTAGCTACAGCATTGCCGGGAGCAAGTTTAGGATTGGGGGAAAAGTTCACTCCGGCACGAAAGTTGTTGGATGCAGGAGCTATTCTTGCAATAGCCAGTGACTGGAACCCGGGTTCCGCGCCAATGGGTAACTTAATTACTCAGGCTTCCATTTTAGCAACATACCAAAAGTTAACCACTGCCGAAGTTTTGGCAGGAATAACTTTTCGCTCAGCATATGCTCTGGGATTAGAAGACAGGGGAAGATTAGAAAAAGGATTAAAAGCAGATTTTGTAACTTTTAAAACGGATAATTTTCAAAATGTACTATATAACCAAGGAAGTTTAACCGCTGAAAATATTTATATCAATGGAGAAAGGTGGAAAGTCTAA
- a CDS encoding acyl carrier protein: MSDIASRVKAIIADKLDVEETEVTPEASFTNDLGADSLDTVELIMEFEKEFNIQIPDDQAEKITTVGHAIAYIEEVVNK, from the coding sequence ATGTCAGACATTGCATCAAGAGTAAAAGCTATCATCGCTGATAAGCTTGACGTTGAAGAAACAGAAGTAACTCCTGAAGCTAGCTTCACTAACGATTTAGGAGCTGATTCACTGGATACAGTTGAACTTATCATGGAGTTTGAAAAAGAATTTAATATTCAAATCCCTGATGATCAAGCTGAAAAAATTACTACTGTAGGTCACGCTATCGCTTATATCGAAGAAGTAGTAAATAAATAA
- the pyk gene encoding pyruvate kinase, which produces MNKYLKKTKIIATLGPASSSKEVMLGLMKAGVDVFRINFSHADYDLVRTNIDIIRELNKEHGYSVSILGDLQGPKLRVGVVKEGSYLNPGDILTFTNEKIEGDSTKVYMTYQQFPQDVNVGERILIDDGKLVLEVIETNAIDTVKAKTIQGGPLSSKKGVNLPNTNVSLPALTEKDIQDANFMLDMEVDWIALSFVRHAQDIIDLKELIKKHPNGKFKTPIIAKIEKPEGVKNIEEILLECDGLMVARGDLGVEVPMEEVPAIQKNLVEKARFYSKPVIIATQMMETMINSLTPTRAEVNDVANSVLDGADAVMLSGETSVGRYPIQVVENMAKIVQNIEKTNFYQHKNEPIEKDYNCIDERFITNRVCLAAVRIAKTTNVTAIVTLTHSGYTAFQLAAHRPNSHIIVYSGNKRVITMLNLLWGVHAYYYDMNKSTDETIIQVNMLTHNYGYIESGDFVININATPSYEGGKTNTLRLTTV; this is translated from the coding sequence ATGAATAAGTATTTAAAGAAGACAAAAATTATCGCAACGCTTGGCCCTGCATCATCATCTAAAGAAGTCATGTTAGGACTTATGAAAGCAGGTGTAGACGTTTTTAGAATAAATTTTTCACATGCAGATTATGACTTAGTTCGAACCAATATTGATATCATCAGAGAACTCAATAAGGAACATGGATATTCTGTAAGTATTTTAGGAGACTTACAGGGTCCTAAATTGAGGGTGGGAGTTGTAAAAGAAGGATCATATCTTAATCCTGGAGACATCTTAACATTCACCAATGAAAAGATTGAAGGAGATTCTACCAAAGTGTATATGACTTACCAGCAGTTTCCTCAGGACGTGAATGTGGGTGAAAGAATCCTAATTGATGACGGAAAATTAGTTTTAGAGGTTATTGAAACCAATGCAATAGATACTGTAAAGGCTAAAACAATTCAAGGGGGACCACTTAGTTCTAAGAAAGGAGTAAACTTACCTAATACTAATGTTTCTCTTCCAGCTTTAACGGAAAAAGATATTCAGGATGCTAATTTCATGCTTGATATGGAAGTAGACTGGATCGCTTTATCATTTGTTCGTCATGCGCAGGATATTATCGACTTAAAGGAACTTATTAAAAAGCACCCGAACGGTAAGTTCAAAACACCAATTATTGCTAAAATAGAAAAACCTGAAGGGGTAAAAAATATCGAAGAAATTTTATTGGAATGTGATGGATTAATGGTTGCCCGTGGAGATTTAGGAGTGGAAGTTCCTATGGAAGAAGTTCCGGCAATTCAGAAAAACCTGGTTGAGAAGGCAAGGTTCTATTCCAAACCGGTGATCATTGCTACCCAGATGATGGAAACCATGATCAACAGCTTGACTCCTACAAGAGCGGAAGTAAATGACGTTGCCAATTCTGTATTGGATGGCGCTGACGCAGTAATGCTTTCGGGAGAAACTTCTGTAGGAAGATATCCTATCCAGGTAGTTGAAAACATGGCAAAAATCGTTCAGAATATAGAAAAGACTAATTTCTATCAGCACAAGAATGAACCTATAGAAAAAGACTACAACTGCATCGATGAAAGGTTCATTACGAACAGAGTATGTTTGGCAGCGGTTAGAATTGCAAAAACAACAAATGTTACTGCAATTGTTACTTTAACGCATTCAGGATATACAGCTTTCCAACTTGCAGCTCACAGACCAAACTCTCATATCATTGTGTATAGTGGTAATAAAAGGGTCATTACCATGTTGAATCTTCTTTGGGGTGTTCACGCTTATTATTACGACATGAACAAGTCAACAGACGAAACAATTATCCAGGTAAATATGCTAACCCATAACTACGGATATATTGAAAGTGGAGATTTTGTTATCAACATCAATGCTACTCCATCTTATGAGGGAGGAAAAACGAATACGCTAAGACTGACGACAGTGTAA
- the rnc gene encoding ribonuclease III: MELQKYFSKFLLKQRKRKLTERDYFLSTELNKVLGSEIQNIALYREAFSLKNSSKNQDSNYERLEFLGDSVLGTIISCHLFQTYPQANEGYLTQMKSKIVNRKNLNKLGEDLKLTDLLVKQNSVALGENISGNLFEALIGAVYLDFHYDTCKKIILERLLTPSEINKLENKIVSYKGLLLEWSQKKKVSIKYETCEEVQGNKSIVFRCHVWLGDERIANATETSKKKAEEKAAQRAFYILNKKENILGNSKTL, from the coding sequence ATGGAGTTACAGAAATACTTTTCTAAATTCCTTCTCAAGCAAAGAAAAAGAAAATTAACGGAGAGAGATTATTTTCTTAGTACCGAGCTCAATAAAGTGCTGGGTTCTGAGATACAGAATATTGCTCTTTACCGTGAAGCTTTTTCTTTGAAAAATTCTTCTAAAAATCAAGACAGCAATTACGAAAGACTTGAATTTTTGGGAGATTCTGTTTTGGGTACAATTATTTCTTGTCATTTGTTCCAGACTTATCCTCAAGCTAATGAAGGATATCTCACACAAATGAAATCTAAGATTGTTAATAGGAAAAATCTTAATAAATTAGGGGAAGATTTAAAGCTGACGGATCTTTTAGTTAAACAAAATTCTGTCGCTTTAGGTGAAAATATCTCCGGAAATTTATTCGAAGCATTAATTGGTGCTGTTTACTTAGACTTTCATTATGATACCTGTAAGAAGATCATTTTGGAAAGACTTTTAACGCCATCAGAAATTAATAAGCTCGAAAATAAAATTGTGAGCTATAAAGGCCTTCTTCTGGAATGGAGCCAGAAGAAAAAAGTAAGTATAAAATATGAAACCTGTGAAGAAGTTCAGGGTAACAAATCGATCGTATTTCGCTGCCATGTTTGGCTTGGAGATGAAAGGATCGCCAATGCTACTGAAACTTCAAAGAAGAAAGCAGAAGAAAAAGCAGCCCAACGGGCATTTTATATTTTAAATAAAAAAGAAAATATACTTGGAAATTCAAAAACTTTATGA
- a CDS encoding IPExxxVDY family protein: MEIQKLYDLDDIEFEDIAIGLVRLAKNVFDHEFFFKINQTNDLKFSRIDDLVFHGSYYDYYFSRFEAYHKFTKTYFTFISNKSCESKQKKLQTELFSDEENIKFLLNNQVDVEYILHSSEQFPDFSVILLPENLVFPIQDYTLSSEEELYQIIQYYE; the protein is encoded by the coding sequence TTGGAAATTCAAAAACTTTATGATCTAGACGATATAGAATTTGAAGATATTGCCATAGGATTGGTAAGATTAGCAAAAAATGTATTCGATCATGAATTTTTTTTCAAAATAAATCAAACTAACGATCTCAAGTTTTCAAGAATAGATGATCTCGTCTTTCATGGATCTTATTATGATTATTATTTCTCAAGATTCGAGGCTTATCACAAGTTTACAAAGACTTATTTCACGTTCATTTCCAATAAATCCTGTGAAAGTAAGCAGAAAAAATTACAAACCGAACTCTTCTCAGACGAAGAGAATATTAAATTTTTATTAAATAATCAGGTAGATGTAGAATATATTCTGCATAGTTCGGAACAATTCCCTGATTTTTCCGTAATTTTGCTCCCTGAAAATCTTGTGTTTCCAATTCAAGATTATACACTAAGTTCTGAAGAGGAACTTTATCAAATTATCCAGTATTATGAATAA
- the fabF gene encoding beta-ketoacyl-ACP synthase II, with the protein MELKRVVVTGFGAITPIGNNAKEYWENLVKGESGAAPITLFDATNFKTKFACEVKNFDPLQHFEKKEAKKMDRNTQLGLVAAREAVKHSRIIEDAVDKNRVGVIWGSGIGGLETFETEVLGWANTDIPRFNPFFIPKMIADITPGHISIEYGFHGPNYTTVSACASSANALIDSKMLIQLGKADVIVCGGSEAAVTASGVGGFNAMMALSTRNDDPKTASRPFDKDRDGFVLGEGAGTIILEEYEHAVKRGATIYAELKGGGLSADAHHMTAPHPEGLGAYLVMKSCLEDAGLTADEVDHINMHGTSTPLGDIAESNAISKLLGEHAYDIQINSTKSMTGHLLGAAGVIEAIAALGTIIHGIVPPTINHFTDDENIDSRLNFTFNDAVKKDVKVAMSNTFGFGGHNACVLFKKI; encoded by the coding sequence ATGGAATTAAAAAGAGTAGTTGTAACCGGTTTTGGAGCAATAACACCGATTGGAAATAATGCGAAGGAATACTGGGAAAATCTTGTTAAAGGTGAGAGCGGTGCAGCTCCGATTACTCTTTTTGATGCCACAAATTTTAAAACAAAATTCGCTTGCGAAGTAAAGAATTTCGATCCATTGCAACATTTCGAGAAGAAAGAAGCAAAAAAAATGGACCGAAATACTCAACTAGGACTTGTAGCCGCAAGAGAAGCTGTAAAACATTCCAGAATTATTGAAGACGCTGTTGATAAAAACAGAGTTGGTGTAATCTGGGGTTCCGGGATCGGAGGTTTAGAAACTTTTGAAACAGAAGTTCTAGGATGGGCAAATACAGATATTCCAAGATTCAACCCATTCTTTATTCCTAAAATGATCGCGGATATTACGCCTGGACATATCTCTATTGAGTATGGTTTCCATGGGCCTAATTATACAACGGTATCTGCTTGTGCTTCTTCTGCTAATGCACTAATCGATTCTAAAATGCTGATCCAGCTTGGAAAAGCAGACGTTATCGTATGTGGAGGATCTGAAGCAGCTGTTACAGCAAGTGGAGTTGGCGGATTTAATGCTATGATGGCACTTTCTACAAGAAATGATGATCCAAAAACAGCTTCAAGACCATTTGACAAAGACAGAGATGGCTTTGTATTAGGTGAAGGAGCAGGAACTATTATCCTTGAAGAATATGAACATGCGGTAAAACGTGGGGCAACAATTTACGCAGAATTAAAAGGAGGCGGTCTTAGTGCTGATGCACATCATATGACAGCACCTCATCCTGAAGGTTTAGGAGCTTACCTGGTAATGAAAAGTTGTTTAGAAGATGCAGGGTTAACTGCTGATGAAGTAGATCATATCAATATGCATGGTACATCTACTCCATTAGGAGACATTGCAGAATCTAATGCAATTTCAAAATTACTTGGCGAACACGCTTACGACATTCAGATCAATTCTACAAAATCGATGACAGGACACCTTCTTGGTGCTGCCGGAGTTATTGAGGCTATTGCTGCTTTGGGAACGATTATTCATGGTATTGTTCCTCCTACAATCAATCATTTTACTGATGATGAGAATATCGACAGCAGACTGAATTTTACATTTAACGACGCTGTGAAAAAAGATGTAAAAGTAGCCATGAGCAATACTTTTGGATTTGGTGGGCACAATGCCTGCGTTCTGTTTAAGAAAATCTAA
- a CDS encoding BCCT family transporter, which produces MMKFRNLQSTFNRGVTIPSLIFIIGTCFLSALYPKSTENILNGIKEFIFVNLNWVYVWSVTIFVIFLVYLMFSKYANIKLGANDSKPEYSLFSWISMLFAAGMGIGLIYFSVAEPMQHYSSEVFGNSHYVNRAKQAQLYTFFHWGIHAWAIYGIVGLSLSYFAYRYRLPLSLRSCFYPLLKDKINGKWGNVIDIFALCCTFFGITTTLGFGVVQINSGLQILGAIPENKFAYQIIIVFCLIALSVFSAISGVNKGVKILSNVNVISVIVLLLFVLILGPTVYLIGSFTEGLGNYINNFFDLTFSTHVYEKETLPWFYDWTILYWAWWISWSPYVGLFIARISKGRTIREFILAVLILPTLFNFSWMSVFGNSAIWFDFNIAGGKLSEFASNPDALMFRFLEYMPFSTITSFFVIIIIIIFFVTSADSGIFVMNSIATKNAEKSPKWQLIFWGLLLAVLSLLLLNVGGLKALQSMTLITALPFSIIVLLFIVSLMKALIIDQKYYERNFSASAIPWSGEFWKERLKRIVSFKDKSSVDGFIHGTVRDGFLELQQELADNGIEVKMNYGDNPTKIEIEIHHGVVNNFIYGIKNQEKTVSEYIIYEENLPDLENNTTHYPKSYFGDAREGYDVQYFTKNELISDVLKHYERFLEIVSEEKNEMFISSNANQGKV; this is translated from the coding sequence ATGATGAAATTTCGAAATCTACAATCAACATTTAACAGAGGAGTAACGATTCCAAGTCTCATTTTTATAATTGGAACGTGCTTCCTTTCTGCGCTTTACCCGAAATCTACAGAGAATATCTTAAATGGGATTAAAGAATTTATTTTTGTTAATCTGAATTGGGTTTACGTTTGGTCTGTCACCATATTTGTGATTTTTCTCGTATATCTCATGTTTAGTAAATATGCAAATATAAAGCTGGGAGCCAATGACAGTAAACCGGAATACTCTTTATTCTCATGGATTTCCATGCTGTTTGCTGCAGGGATGGGGATTGGTTTGATATACTTTAGTGTGGCTGAACCCATGCAGCATTATTCTTCGGAAGTCTTTGGAAATAGCCATTATGTAAACAGGGCAAAGCAGGCGCAGCTTTATACATTTTTTCACTGGGGGATCCATGCCTGGGCTATTTATGGGATTGTTGGTCTTTCATTATCCTATTTTGCTTATCGGTATAGGCTACCTCTTTCATTAAGAAGTTGTTTCTATCCTTTATTAAAAGACAAGATCAACGGAAAGTGGGGAAACGTTATTGATATTTTTGCGCTTTGTTGTACTTTTTTTGGAATTACAACCACATTAGGTTTCGGAGTTGTTCAGATCAATTCGGGGTTACAGATATTAGGAGCCATTCCCGAAAATAAATTTGCATATCAGATCATCATTGTTTTTTGCCTGATTGCTCTTTCTGTTTTTTCTGCGATTAGTGGAGTAAACAAAGGCGTGAAAATATTAAGTAATGTTAATGTTATCAGTGTCATTGTTCTTTTATTATTTGTACTGATATTAGGGCCAACTGTTTATTTAATAGGCAGTTTTACGGAAGGTTTGGGGAATTATATCAATAATTTTTTCGATCTTACTTTTAGTACCCATGTATATGAAAAAGAGACTCTGCCCTGGTTTTATGACTGGACTATTTTATACTGGGCATGGTGGATCTCATGGTCGCCTTATGTAGGCTTGTTTATAGCCAGAATTTCAAAAGGAAGAACGATCAGAGAATTTATTCTGGCAGTTTTGATACTTCCTACTTTATTTAATTTTAGCTGGATGTCTGTTTTTGGGAACAGTGCCATTTGGTTTGATTTCAATATAGCAGGAGGTAAGCTGAGTGAATTTGCTTCCAATCCGGATGCATTGATGTTCCGTTTTCTGGAATATATGCCATTTTCTACGATCACCAGCTTTTTCGTTATCATTATTATCATCATCTTTTTCGTGACTTCAGCAGATTCAGGAATCTTTGTTATGAATAGTATTGCAACTAAAAATGCTGAAAAGTCCCCCAAGTGGCAATTGATATTTTGGGGATTGCTGCTGGCTGTACTTTCTTTATTATTACTCAATGTGGGCGGGTTGAAAGCTCTTCAGAGTATGACATTAATCACTGCGCTGCCATTTTCAATTATTGTACTTTTATTCATTGTAAGTTTGATGAAGGCATTGATTATCGATCAGAAATATTATGAGAGAAACTTTTCAGCTTCCGCTATTCCCTGGTCTGGTGAATTTTGGAAAGAACGTTTAAAAAGGATTGTTTCTTTTAAAGATAAATCTTCAGTAGATGGTTTTATTCACGGCACAGTAAGAGATGGTTTTTTGGAGCTGCAACAGGAGCTTGCGGATAACGGGATAGAAGTAAAGATGAATTATGGTGATAATCCTACGAAAATAGAAATAGAAATTCATCACGGTGTTGTCAATAATTTTATTTATGGAATAAAAAACCAGGAGAAAACAGTCTCAGAATATATTATTTATGAAGAAAATCTTCCTGACCTTGAGAACAACACAACCCATTATCCAAAATCTTATTTTGGTGATGCGAGGGAAGGATACGATGTACAATATTTTACAAAGAATGAACTGATTTCTGACGTTCTTAAACATTATGAACGATTTTTAGAAATAGTTTCAGAAGAGAAGAATGAAATGTTTATCAGCAGCAATGCAAATCAGGGTAAGGTATAA